In Pseudomonadota bacterium, the sequence GCTGCCCGATATAGATCAGATCGTTGATGCCGTATGCACCACGGAAGTCAAAGCGTTCGGTGTGGACGCGCCCGTTCATACCAGCAGCTATCCAGACTGTTTTCACCAGCGTTTTCAGGCCTTCGGGTCCACACAAGTAGACCTGCGTGTCTCTCGCCATCGCCCGGACGATGCTCGCCAAGCGGCCTTCGGTCAAACGCTCGCCGCCACTATCAAACAGCACGACAAGATCCACTTGCGGCAAACGAGCTGCGTGCCGCTCCACATCATTGATTGCTCCGGCACTCTCGCGCGAGCGAATGCAGTAGATCAGCGTGACGCGTGGGCCGCTATCGGGCTGCATATGCTCGAGGGACGCTAGGAACGGCGTAATACCAACGCCACCAGCTACCCAAAGCTGCTCGCTCCGCTTTACACCGATCTGGGGCAGGAACCGTCCGGCACCTCCGCCGAGCCGCAACTCGTCGCCGATTGAAACGTTGCGAACGAAATCGCTGGTCCAATCGCCTGCAGCGCGAATGATAAAGCGGCGAGACGACCCATCTCCTCCCGCGATCGTGAACGGGTGCGGTTCGGCTCGAGCATGATTATTCGCCAGCGTTGCGAACTGGCCTGGTCGAAAAGCCAGCAATGGCGCAGGCGCAACTGCTCGAAGCGTCACATCCATACCGCCGTCGAAGGGTTCGGCGCGTTCAACAGTCACCAGCCGCGTGGGCGTCCGCTTGCGCAACAACGTCTGGGCCCAGGCCGCCAATCCGATGGCCGAAACGATCGCCAT encodes:
- a CDS encoding ferric reductase-like transmembrane domain-containing protein, whose amino-acid sequence is MSKRPIVIAVTFVLAHIAFVAPFVPLVNILPAGLGALSMSSMALTLILAARWRIVDWLMGGPDKSYVAHRWLGFLALGGALGHWALASSVGAGVLPMLAESGEGVGTVAAFGLIIMTAAALVRAIPYHVWKASHMLMGPIFLLAAYHTFFVASPLAVGAAPWTLMAIVSAIGLAAWAQTLLRKRTPTRLVTVERAEPFDGGMDVTLRAVAPAPLLAFRPGQFATLANNHARAEPHPFTIAGGDGSSRRFIIRAAGDWTSDFVRNVSIGDELRLGGGAGRFLPQIGVKRSEQLWVAGGVGITPFLASLEHMQPDSGPRVTLIYCIRSRESAGAINDVERHAARLPQVDLVVLFDSGGERLTEGRLASIVRAMARDTQVYLCGPEGLKTLVKTVWIAAGMNGRVHTERFDFRGAYGINDLIYIGQPVLNVAQQWIAGRKGLTHAVAGS